From a region of the Leptospira venezuelensis genome:
- a CDS encoding AraC family transcriptional regulator encodes MDLETAYLVFGIAFGWIWSLGILLSPASLGERVRASLIMFCSSFWLVGAATFLSGLVKTYPILYAIHIPFALGIAPLLYIHFQITLLGLELSKKEILLHFLPILFSVILLLPFWLGGEEFRFRTLQEITQAKTYSSILVFLQITPKISILSYFLPLLWIYKSYLFRSEQDENEERARRMFLIFICLVCFVIFWGLTGSILRRIEFVKESIFSLPVLLVVGFLLSQREPNWLGFVGKSLREVRYKKSRLKGMDESKIKDRLESLMRREKVYADEDLTLSQLADELGLTNHQLSEFLNQRLSMKFSDYINSWRVEEAKVLLLEDPDRSILAISESVGFNSKSAFNEAFKKFADSTPSEFRKTAVLYKASLKF; translated from the coding sequence ATGGATTTAGAAACTGCTTATTTAGTTTTTGGTATAGCTTTCGGCTGGATCTGGTCTTTAGGAATCTTACTTTCTCCTGCTTCTTTGGGAGAAAGAGTAAGAGCCTCCCTAATCATGTTTTGTTCTTCTTTCTGGCTTGTAGGAGCTGCAACATTTCTTTCGGGACTCGTCAAAACCTATCCTATCTTGTATGCGATCCATATTCCTTTTGCATTAGGGATTGCACCGCTTCTATATATTCACTTTCAGATCACATTGCTTGGACTGGAACTTTCTAAAAAAGAGATACTTCTTCACTTTCTCCCAATTCTATTTTCTGTAATTCTACTCCTGCCTTTTTGGTTAGGTGGAGAAGAATTTAGATTTCGCACATTGCAAGAGATCACTCAGGCCAAAACCTATTCAAGTATCCTAGTCTTTTTGCAGATTACTCCTAAAATTTCGATCCTTTCATATTTTCTGCCATTGCTTTGGATCTACAAAAGTTACTTATTCCGCTCTGAGCAAGACGAGAACGAAGAAAGAGCCAGAAGAATGTTCCTGATCTTCATTTGTCTAGTCTGCTTTGTTATCTTCTGGGGGCTTACAGGTTCTATACTGAGAAGAATAGAATTTGTAAAGGAGAGCATATTCAGCCTTCCAGTCTTGTTGGTGGTCGGATTTTTACTTTCTCAAAGAGAACCGAATTGGCTGGGATTTGTAGGAAAAAGTTTAAGAGAAGTCAGATATAAAAAATCAAGACTGAAAGGAATGGATGAATCCAAGATCAAAGATCGCCTAGAATCTTTGATGAGAAGAGAGAAGGTTTATGCAGACGAGGATCTCACACTTTCTCAACTTGCAGATGAGTTAGGACTAACTAATCACCAACTTTCAGAATTTTTAAACCAACGTCTATCCATGAAATTTTCAGACTATATCAATTCTTGGAGAGTAGAAGAAGCAAAGGTGCTTCTTTTAGAAGATCCGGATCGTTCGATATTAGCAATCTCGGAATCAGTTGGATTCAATTCTAAATCAGCATTCAATGAAGCTTTTAAGAAATTTGCAGACTCTACACCTAGTGAATTTAGAAAAACAGCAGTTTTATACAAGGCTTCGTTAAAATTTTAA
- a CDS encoding glycerol-3-phosphate dehydrogenase/oxidase produces the protein MAKTKVSKSSSVSLSSQVFDTLVIGGGITGATTLWDATLRGLKAVLVEKNDFASGTTQATSKLIHGGLRYLKNAEFGLVRESLRERRILAKISPHALKTLGFIIPIYSTPEKWITSIGLGMYDYFSYDRNKNISSDSWIPKYRFLSPEEVVMEAPSLPRSGLKGGFLYYDYQNTNPERHTCEFIFSAEKKGGTALNYTELVAISQQGEVYQAILKDKRSGKTFPVFAKTVVNAAGPWADSIESLAGVGMDKVLVRSKGIHIVTRSLTVSRAIVLKKRDKTHMFVLPWRGKTIIGTTDTVFSDSPDKFKVTKSDIQGLLEEINYTFGYSDLTESDVDFYYGGMRPLVEDPGEKSDTYNASRKTEILDHKEKGLPGFYTALGGKYTTSRHLAEKITDKLCEYLPGKFLPCETEQIPLSSGEFSDHSSLVKGLTKKYPKLSGEYLETLGSRYGSLAYEVLKYQKSNDESVTLNNGEEFNTAEIRYIATEEKIEKGTDFFFRRSGVGVPGAPSSGSLHRIVEELGKTLGWNPACKKLETSEILSRYHF, from the coding sequence ATGGCCAAAACAAAAGTCTCCAAATCTTCTTCCGTTTCGCTTTCTTCTCAGGTTTTCGATACCTTAGTGATAGGGGGAGGAATCACTGGTGCCACTACTTTGTGGGATGCCACCTTACGCGGGTTAAAGGCAGTTTTAGTTGAGAAGAATGATTTTGCTTCTGGTACAACTCAAGCGACATCTAAGTTAATTCACGGTGGTTTAAGGTATTTAAAAAACGCGGAGTTTGGTCTAGTAAGAGAATCACTAAGGGAAAGGAGGATCCTCGCAAAGATCAGTCCTCACGCTCTGAAGACATTAGGCTTTATTATTCCAATATATTCTACTCCTGAGAAATGGATCACTAGCATCGGTCTTGGAATGTACGATTATTTTTCGTACGATAGAAATAAAAATATCAGTTCTGATTCCTGGATCCCTAAATATAGATTTTTATCTCCTGAAGAAGTTGTTATGGAAGCACCTAGTCTTCCTCGCAGTGGACTCAAAGGAGGATTTTTATATTACGATTACCAGAACACGAACCCGGAAAGACATACATGCGAGTTCATCTTCTCCGCTGAAAAAAAGGGAGGAACAGCTCTTAATTATACAGAGTTAGTTGCTATCTCCCAGCAGGGCGAAGTGTATCAGGCAATTTTAAAGGATAAAAGGAGCGGCAAAACTTTTCCAGTATTTGCAAAAACTGTGGTGAATGCTGCTGGTCCTTGGGCAGATTCTATAGAGTCTCTTGCTGGAGTCGGAATGGATAAGGTGTTAGTCCGATCCAAAGGGATACATATAGTAACTAGATCATTGACTGTTTCTCGGGCTATCGTCTTAAAGAAAAGGGACAAGACCCATATGTTTGTTCTTCCTTGGAGAGGTAAAACTATCATCGGAACTACAGATACAGTATTTTCAGATTCTCCGGATAAATTTAAAGTCACCAAATCTGACATCCAAGGACTATTAGAAGAAATTAATTATACATTTGGATATTCGGATCTAACAGAATCAGATGTGGATTTTTATTATGGAGGAATGAGACCTCTCGTAGAAGATCCGGGTGAAAAATCAGACACATACAATGCTTCTCGTAAAACTGAAATTTTAGATCATAAAGAAAAGGGACTTCCTGGATTCTATACGGCTCTAGGCGGAAAATACACAACCAGTAGGCATTTAGCAGAGAAGATCACAGACAAACTCTGTGAATACCTACCAGGAAAATTTTTGCCTTGCGAAACTGAGCAGATCCCTCTTTCTTCCGGAGAGTTTTCAGACCATTCTTCTTTAGTTAAAGGCCTTACAAAAAAATATCCAAAACTTTCAGGAGAATATCTCGAAACCTTAGGATCTCGATATGGAAGTTTAGCGTATGAAGTTCTTAAATACCAAAAATCGAACGATGAATCAGTGACATTGAATAATGGAGAAGAGTTTAATACTGCCGAGATCCGTTATATTGCTACGGAAGAAAAAATAGAGAAGGGGACTGACTTCTTTTTCCGCAGATCTGGGGTAGGAGTGCCGGGTGCACCTTCTTCTGGATCACTACATAGAATTGTAGAAGAATTGGGAAAAACTCTGGGTTGGAACCCCGCTTGCAAAAAATTGGAAACCTCGGAGATACTTTCTCGCTACCATTTTTGA
- a CDS encoding SpoIIE family protein phosphatase, translating to MSYTSSRAGSFQNKWNSVLGFFKKDPDRDVYEKEYIEDLKRQTRSIQYPGAVLAIFVWLGFAFGTDQKLHPEFPELFYFRIGFSLVGVLSLIFLLLDTLFKIPTRRYSLEMAYAFIAYLLLCTSFFTGRIADDPNYVSGLQIALISIVFVPLPKKAYYIFLILSVISFISSAIIYSPNLSTPQAAYSMQNLGIAYLLTIVFSIILERYRFVSFVSRFKIQESNKEISEKMQQIQALKEKQDGDYFLTALLLSPLIKLDNAENSAVKVEFLLDQYKKFSFKEKDYELGGDFLSAYIIKIQDRDYTAFINGDAMGKSIQGAGGALVLGSVFNSIISRTRLSPEIQSKSPERWLKEAFIDLQNVFETFDGFMLISAVLGIVEHSTGAMYYINAEHPWPVLYRDGKAMFLGAESNIRKLGISEMFGSKIQVQTFRMLPGDTIFCGSDGRDDLVLEEDFSGKRIMNEDETIFLASVEESGGELKTIRRSLISRGKLSDDLSILSISYNPSKNSYMEDKRSITEAESSFQKGNIKDAIHILEEGLKKSGTVGERYFPQVAKLLSKWYDKVSEFRKAAEWAEKSIIWDPSETELLFYSSILWKKAYTQKKETEYLKSAAELGEKLRVRSPNHLKNLINLSDIYRLLGNSFRAKKLLDEASILSPDDPKIAELKKRL from the coding sequence ATGTCATACACTTCCTCCCGGGCAGGTAGTTTTCAAAACAAATGGAATTCTGTTCTAGGTTTTTTTAAGAAGGACCCAGATCGAGATGTGTATGAAAAAGAATACATCGAGGATCTGAAAAGACAAACTCGTTCAATCCAGTATCCTGGCGCAGTTCTTGCGATTTTCGTATGGTTGGGATTTGCTTTTGGAACAGACCAAAAATTACATCCTGAGTTCCCTGAACTTTTCTATTTCAGGATCGGATTTTCTTTAGTAGGCGTTCTTAGTTTAATTTTCCTTCTCTTGGATACTTTGTTCAAGATCCCTACTCGCAGATACAGTTTAGAAATGGCGTATGCTTTCATCGCCTATCTGCTTCTTTGCACTTCCTTTTTTACAGGCAGAATTGCGGATGATCCGAATTACGTATCAGGGCTGCAGATCGCACTTATCTCCATTGTATTTGTTCCTCTTCCTAAGAAGGCGTATTATATTTTTCTGATACTTTCTGTGATTTCATTTATAAGTTCTGCGATTATCTATTCTCCGAATTTGAGCACTCCTCAAGCTGCTTATTCTATGCAGAATCTGGGAATTGCATATCTTCTCACTATTGTGTTTTCAATAATCCTGGAAAGATATCGTTTTGTAAGTTTTGTAAGCAGATTCAAGATCCAAGAAAGTAATAAAGAAATTTCCGAGAAAATGCAACAAATCCAAGCTTTAAAAGAAAAGCAGGATGGGGACTATTTTTTAACAGCACTTCTTTTATCTCCTTTGATCAAGTTGGACAATGCCGAAAATTCTGCAGTTAAAGTGGAATTCTTACTAGATCAGTACAAAAAATTCTCCTTCAAAGAAAAGGATTACGAATTAGGTGGAGACTTCTTAAGCGCTTATATAATAAAAATCCAAGATAGAGATTATACTGCGTTTATCAATGGTGATGCGATGGGAAAATCCATCCAGGGTGCCGGTGGCGCATTGGTTTTAGGTTCTGTATTCAACTCTATTATCAGTCGTACTAGACTTTCTCCGGAAATACAATCTAAGTCGCCAGAACGCTGGTTAAAAGAAGCATTTATCGACCTACAAAACGTCTTCGAAACATTCGACGGATTTATGTTAATTTCCGCCGTTTTAGGAATAGTAGAACATTCTACCGGAGCGATGTATTATATAAATGCGGAACATCCTTGGCCTGTACTATACAGAGACGGGAAGGCAATGTTCCTTGGAGCAGAATCAAATATTCGTAAATTAGGAATTTCTGAAATGTTCGGCTCTAAGATCCAAGTCCAAACATTCCGTATGCTTCCAGGGGATACGATTTTCTGCGGATCTGACGGAAGAGACGATCTTGTTTTAGAAGAGGATTTTTCAGGCAAAAGGATAATGAATGAGGACGAGACGATTTTCTTAGCCTCTGTGGAAGAAAGTGGCGGGGAGTTAAAAACGATTCGTAGATCCTTGATCAGCAGAGGAAAACTTTCAGACGATTTAAGTATTTTATCAATTTCTTATAATCCTTCTAAAAACTCTTACATGGAAGATAAAAGATCCATTACCGAAGCAGAGTCTTCTTTCCAAAAAGGAAATATAAAAGATGCAATACACATTTTGGAAGAAGGTTTAAAAAAATCTGGAACGGTGGGAGAACGTTATTTTCCTCAGGTGGCCAAACTTCTTTCCAAATGGTATGATAAGGTATCAGAATTCAGAAAAGCAGCAGAATGGGCAGAGAAGTCTATAATCTGGGATCCTTCAGAGACTGAACTTCTATTCTATTCTTCAATTCTATGGAAGAAAGCTTATACCCAGAAAAAAGAGACGGAATATTTAAAATCAGCGGCAGAGTTAGGAGAAAAGTTAAGAGTACGTTCTCCCAATCATTTAAAAAATCTGATCAACTTGTCGGATATTTATAGGTTGCTAGGCAATTCTTTCCGGGCAAAAAAGTTATTGGATGAAGCATCTATTCTTTCTCCTGACGACCCCAAGATAGCAGAATTAAAAAAGCGTCTATAG
- a CDS encoding FAD-binding oxidoreductase produces MFYHELNSKIDYSRSNLRWNAWGANDQDFGRKAQMPEILKLLQREFKLDSIHETPAVSLENIKLPNSKLSTGDIKNLSSIVGKNNFKNDRYERVFHSAGRSYYDVVRLHFNTLKSFVDGVVYPKKDSEIIKLLEYCSKNKITIIPFGGGSSVVGGVEVLKGKGQKAVISLDMTEMKELVSFDPISMTATFQAGIYGPKLEYELNLKGFTLGHFPQSFEYSTLGGWVAARSAGQQSNRYGKIEEILNSVKLITPSGTVETLRAPAASIGPDWNQIIAGSEGLLGIISEVTVKIHKIPETRKYFGLVFPDLLSSINFIRKANQEEIKTSMMRLSDANETRLYEYLGELGKKNTLGRKFKKFLQNSFLKLVGIGENKCVVLVGLDGSKQEVDHSFNRLKKLWKKSGAIFAGEKLGQNWIHSRYNMPFLRNHVMQHGMGVDTMETSSTYDKLEDLHKAGIESLQNSIPGSIAMCHLSHSYHEGACLYYTILFPMDLKKPEDQWFKMKRNVSDTFTSFKVPISHHHGVGIDHKKWYESSLGKPGLQALNGLKKVLDQKEILNPGKLFHS; encoded by the coding sequence ATGTTCTACCACGAACTCAATTCTAAAATCGACTATTCTAGATCCAATCTTAGATGGAATGCCTGGGGTGCAAACGATCAGGATTTCGGAAGAAAGGCTCAAATGCCGGAGATATTAAAACTTCTTCAAAGAGAATTCAAATTGGATTCTATTCACGAAACTCCAGCTGTTTCCTTAGAAAATATAAAACTTCCAAACAGTAAATTAAGTACTGGGGATATCAAAAACCTTAGCTCTATTGTAGGTAAAAATAATTTTAAGAACGATAGATATGAAAGAGTCTTCCATTCTGCTGGTAGAAGTTATTATGATGTAGTTCGACTTCATTTCAATACTTTAAAATCATTCGTAGACGGAGTCGTTTATCCTAAAAAAGATTCCGAGATCATTAAACTTTTAGAATATTGTTCTAAAAACAAGATCACAATCATTCCTTTTGGAGGCGGATCTTCCGTTGTAGGCGGAGTGGAAGTTTTAAAAGGAAAAGGACAAAAAGCAGTAATATCATTGGATATGACCGAGATGAAAGAGCTGGTATCTTTCGACCCAATCAGTATGACTGCAACATTTCAAGCCGGAATCTACGGACCTAAATTGGAATACGAACTTAACTTAAAAGGATTTACACTAGGACATTTTCCTCAATCATTCGAATATTCTACTTTGGGCGGTTGGGTCGCAGCAAGAAGCGCAGGACAACAATCCAACAGATATGGAAAGATAGAAGAGATACTAAATTCCGTAAAACTAATCACTCCTAGCGGAACTGTAGAAACTTTAAGAGCACCGGCAGCTTCCATTGGACCAGACTGGAACCAAATCATCGCTGGCAGTGAAGGACTTTTAGGAATTATTTCAGAAGTTACAGTCAAGATCCACAAGATCCCAGAGACTAGAAAATATTTCGGTTTAGTTTTCCCAGACCTTCTCTCTTCCATTAATTTTATCAGGAAAGCAAATCAAGAAGAAATTAAAACTTCTATGATGAGACTTTCTGATGCGAATGAGACGAGACTTTATGAGTATTTGGGAGAATTAGGAAAGAAGAATACACTGGGTCGCAAATTCAAAAAATTCCTGCAAAATTCTTTTCTAAAATTAGTAGGGATCGGAGAGAATAAATGTGTGGTTTTAGTGGGGTTAGACGGATCCAAGCAAGAAGTAGATCATTCCTTTAATAGGCTCAAAAAACTTTGGAAAAAGTCAGGCGCGATCTTTGCTGGAGAAAAGTTAGGACAAAATTGGATCCATAGTAGATATAATATGCCATTCCTTAGAAATCATGTGATGCAGCATGGAATGGGAGTGGATACGATGGAAACTTCCAGCACTTATGATAAGTTAGAAGACTTGCATAAGGCTGGGATTGAATCCCTGCAAAATTCTATTCCTGGTTCCATCGCTATGTGTCATTTATCTCATAGTTATCACGAAGGAGCTTGTTTGTATTATACAATCTTATTTCCAATGGATCTGAAAAAGCCGGAAGACCAATGGTTTAAGATGAAAAGAAATGTTTCGGATACTTTCACTTCTTTTAAGGTTCCGATCAGTCACCACCACGGAGTTGGTATAGATCATAAAAAATGGTATGAATCTAGTTTAGGTAAACCAGGACTACAGGCCTTAAACGGATTAAAAAAAGTGTTAGATCAAAAAGAAATTTTGAATCCTGGAAAATTATTCCATTCTTAA
- a CDS encoding enoyl-CoA hydratase/isomerase family protein, translating to MLDVEKNGHILELYIKTNETNSLGREFFRKFREVLEQAENDRTVKSILLSARNDKFFSNGFDPEIFVGKNLEEIKEVLREALGACGRVLFSPKPVVCAMNGHSMGVGAVIAIFSDYRILVEKKGRLGFPESLIGINFPSTAGTVLKDLVGMKTARDLLYSGRGLKADEAVQVGLVEESATPEEVITKARKWCSQFQDMAMESVVGVKIALRDSQRLLADTLEKRDVDLLAQAIASPNGQEGMKSILERRRPVFT from the coding sequence ATGTTAGACGTAGAAAAAAACGGCCATATTTTAGAACTTTATATCAAAACAAATGAGACAAACTCTTTAGGGAGAGAATTTTTCCGCAAATTTAGAGAAGTACTTGAACAGGCAGAAAACGACAGAACAGTAAAATCTATTCTTTTGTCTGCAAGAAACGATAAGTTTTTTTCGAATGGATTCGATCCTGAGATTTTTGTAGGTAAAAACCTGGAAGAAATTAAAGAAGTTCTGAGAGAGGCATTAGGCGCTTGTGGAAGAGTTTTATTTTCTCCTAAACCAGTTGTTTGCGCAATGAACGGCCACTCGATGGGAGTAGGAGCAGTTATTGCTATATTCTCAGATTATAGGATTTTAGTAGAGAAAAAAGGAAGATTAGGTTTCCCTGAATCTTTAATCGGTATTAATTTTCCGTCCACCGCAGGAACAGTTTTGAAAGACCTAGTTGGAATGAAAACTGCAAGGGACTTATTGTATAGCGGAAGAGGCCTAAAAGCGGACGAGGCTGTTCAAGTAGGACTAGTGGAAGAATCTGCAACTCCAGAGGAAGTTATTACAAAAGCCAGAAAATGGTGTTCTCAATTCCAAGACATGGCAATGGAGTCAGTAGTGGGAGTGAAAATTGCTCTTAGAGATTCCCAACGTTTGCTTGCTGACACTTTGGAAAAAAGAGATGTAGACCTTCTTGCACAAGCAATCGCAAGTCCTAATGGACAAGAAGGAATGAAGTCCATCTTAGAAAGAAGACGTCCAGTTTTCACCTGA
- a CDS encoding tetratricopeptide repeat protein, giving the protein MKHASIIPILLISVLDAGSLFASPRNTDSVFVCRDTDSSGKARAVWPAYYYSLGLESLNKARNSEGRERTEEIIESVKNFQDYIRCSESVGVPVSAVFRWNKALAHYYLGQWKDAVSELDLAEKSDPNFRESYILKGTILLNSGEYEKAATYLESHLSKFSEEPDFYYLLSSAELALKNDAKSVLYLSSLRDLIKHKDSNPKYPEFVYLSLGKTYFALGQNTKALFYISGYLEMRPENWEIRFLLAKILDQLGKFSQAKKQLQRILQEIQGNSSVELMLGEMYFIESRSMAAGYFEDLKKKGKLNKDGVLFGLYSVLNSKYSDARRILFPLKEKFPKRLSIRLGVLEVQKRDLNIDKKEYIRELVEVASIALQSQLTTLAETLLLESIKITEQEKLDPRILAEQYDFLAGVYEQSGSVFRSIISVRKAIQFTSSPEDSKKYELHLAFLLRGNPPGKVQESEEIIQNILKNDPNNHYAYYLLGIVLFQSEKLEASRGAFEQAIRLEPKSSVYHFYRASTLEKLGRIPEMESDLRKSMELDPENPIAYNYLGYHYSEKGIRLDEALDLIRKAVELAPDNEAYQDSLGWIYYKKGRVDEALLHLNLAFQILQDKNEFDPTICEHLGDVHHERREFADARRFWEKSETLFQKKEDKVRIREKLERLRTNPVSNKS; this is encoded by the coding sequence ATGAAACACGCAAGCATTATTCCGATCCTTCTGATATCCGTTCTGGATGCAGGCAGCCTATTTGCTTCTCCCCGAAATACTGACTCCGTTTTTGTATGTCGGGACACGGATTCTTCCGGAAAGGCGAGGGCTGTTTGGCCAGCCTATTATTACTCTCTTGGTTTAGAGAGTTTGAATAAGGCTAGAAACTCTGAAGGAAGAGAAAGAACAGAAGAGATCATAGAATCGGTCAAAAATTTCCAAGATTATATTCGCTGTTCTGAATCTGTAGGAGTTCCTGTTTCAGCTGTGTTTCGTTGGAATAAGGCACTCGCACATTACTATTTGGGTCAATGGAAAGATGCAGTTTCCGAGTTAGACTTGGCTGAAAAGTCGGATCCGAATTTTCGAGAATCCTATATTCTAAAAGGAACCATTCTTTTAAATAGCGGAGAATATGAAAAGGCCGCGACTTATTTGGAATCTCATCTGAGTAAGTTTTCAGAAGAACCCGATTTCTATTATTTATTAAGCTCAGCTGAACTTGCTTTGAAGAATGATGCAAAATCTGTTCTTTATCTAAGTTCACTTAGAGATTTGATCAAACACAAAGATTCCAATCCAAAATATCCTGAATTTGTATATTTATCTTTAGGAAAAACATACTTTGCTTTGGGCCAAAATACAAAGGCTCTATTTTATATTTCCGGTTATCTGGAGATGAGGCCTGAAAATTGGGAGATCCGATTTCTTCTCGCAAAAATTTTAGATCAGCTAGGCAAATTTTCCCAAGCCAAAAAGCAACTGCAAAGAATTCTGCAAGAGATCCAAGGGAATTCTTCCGTTGAGCTAATGCTTGGAGAGATGTACTTTATAGAAAGTAGATCCATGGCTGCGGGTTATTTTGAGGATCTAAAGAAAAAAGGAAAGCTAAATAAGGACGGGGTTTTATTTGGACTCTATTCTGTTCTGAATTCCAAATATTCAGATGCAAGGCGTATTCTTTTTCCTTTAAAGGAAAAATTTCCGAAAAGACTTTCTATTCGCCTAGGCGTTTTAGAAGTGCAAAAAAGAGATCTCAATATTGATAAAAAAGAATATATCAGAGAATTGGTAGAAGTGGCCTCAATCGCACTTCAATCCCAATTGACCACACTTGCAGAAACATTACTTCTTGAATCTATCAAGATCACGGAACAAGAAAAACTAGATCCAAGAATTCTTGCAGAACAATACGACTTTTTAGCGGGAGTATATGAACAGTCCGGTTCTGTATTTAGATCCATTATTTCTGTTCGTAAAGCGATACAATTTACTTCTTCTCCAGAAGATTCTAAAAAGTATGAATTACATTTGGCATTTTTACTCCGAGGAAATCCTCCAGGAAAGGTCCAGGAATCGGAAGAGATCATCCAAAACATTCTAAAAAATGATCCGAATAATCATTATGCGTATTATCTTTTGGGAATTGTACTATTCCAGTCTGAAAAGTTGGAGGCTAGTCGGGGAGCGTTCGAACAGGCAATCCGATTGGAGCCGAAATCTTCCGTATATCATTTTTACAGAGCTTCTACTTTGGAGAAGTTAGGAAGAATTCCTGAGATGGAGTCAGACCTTCGTAAGTCCATGGAACTTGATCCTGAAAATCCGATTGCATATAATTATCTAGGTTACCATTATTCTGAAAAAGGAATTCGTCTAGACGAGGCATTAGACCTTATCCGAAAAGCTGTGGAACTCGCTCCTGATAACGAAGCTTATCAAGATAGTTTAGGTTGGATCTATTATAAAAAAGGAAGAGTAGATGAGGCTTTATTACATCTGAATCTTGCATTTCAAATTTTACAGGATAAAAACGAATTCGATCCCACAATTTGTGAACATCTTGGAGATGTTCATCATGAAAGAAGAGAATTTGCAGATGCTAGAAGATTCTGGGAAAAATCAGAAACTCTTTTCCAAAAGAAGGAAGACAAGGTTCGAATTCGGGAAAAATTGGAGAGGTTAAGAACGAATCCGGTCTCAAATAAATCATAG
- a CDS encoding cysteine desulfurase family protein yields MKRIKYFDYNATHPPIPGLLTKILEEYEEDFFNPSGPTRFSLARQGKIEEARKVLAKLTGKDPKGFVFTSSGTEADYSLIYFAKQFVKTIAYLSPFEHAAMYSSFRSLGIPYKVLSADKSGLVSVSELETNLKNEPGPVFVLHAGNETGVIQPIQELAEVSAKYGMPFYSDLIQSFSKIPVPFSVLNGFTFSGHKIGGGLGASVLWFDPKHLPEAGVFQGGNQENGHRAGTENSPSILALAEAAKIQFSEMENKNKRLEYYRNKIESKLKSLGAEIIAENSPRLFSTTFTLLPLDDLDFFMMGMEEKGFAVSTGSSCKSRSREAAPSLLEMGYSNEEALRAIRISTGLYTSEEEVDSLLVALEETILSIR; encoded by the coding sequence ATGAAAAGAATTAAATACTTCGATTATAATGCGACTCATCCTCCTATTCCAGGCTTATTAACTAAGATCTTAGAAGAATACGAGGAAGATTTTTTCAATCCTTCCGGGCCTACTCGATTCTCATTAGCTAGACAAGGTAAAATTGAAGAAGCCAGAAAAGTTTTAGCAAAACTCACAGGTAAGGATCCTAAAGGATTTGTATTCACATCTTCTGGGACCGAAGCAGATTATTCACTCATATACTTCGCAAAACAATTTGTTAAGACAATAGCATATTTGTCTCCTTTCGAACATGCTGCCATGTATTCTTCTTTTAGAAGTTTAGGAATTCCTTATAAAGTATTAAGCGCTGACAAATCAGGACTTGTTTCCGTTTCCGAATTAGAAACTAATCTGAAGAATGAGCCAGGACCTGTATTTGTTTTACATGCAGGCAATGAAACTGGTGTGATCCAACCGATCCAGGAATTAGCAGAAGTTTCCGCGAAATACGGAATGCCTTTTTATTCCGATCTAATCCAATCATTTTCCAAAATTCCAGTTCCATTTTCAGTTCTGAATGGGTTTACATTCTCAGGTCATAAAATCGGCGGAGGACTTGGAGCATCTGTTTTATGGTTCGATCCGAAACATTTGCCTGAGGCAGGCGTTTTCCAAGGAGGAAATCAAGAAAATGGACATAGAGCAGGTACGGAAAATTCTCCTTCTATTTTAGCCTTAGCCGAAGCAGCAAAAATTCAATTTTCTGAAATGGAAAATAAAAACAAAAGATTGGAATATTATAGAAATAAGATAGAATCCAAACTCAAAAGTTTAGGTGCAGAGATAATCGCGGAGAATTCTCCAAGACTATTTTCCACAACCTTTACTCTACTTCCTTTAGATGATCTTGATTTTTTTATGATGGGAATGGAAGAGAAGGGATTTGCGGTTTCTACTGGATCTTCCTGTAAGTCTCGGTCCAGAGAAGCAGCGCCTTCTCTGCTCGAAATGGGTTATTCTAATGAAGAAGCTCTAAGAGCAATCCGTATCTCCACCGGCCTATATACATCGGAAGAAGAAGTAGATTCTTTGCTTGTCGCTTTAGAAGAAACGATTCTTTCTATTCGATAG